The sequence below is a genomic window from Streptomyces sp. B21-105.
CCGCGGGACGCCGCTGGCCGGCGGCGTCTCCTCCGACCTGTGGCGGGTGGACCTCCCGGGACGCTCCCTCTGCGTCAAACGCGCGCTGGCCAGGCTCAAGGTCGCCGCCGACTGGCAGGCACCGGTCTCGCGCAACGCCTACGAATGGGCGTGGATGCGGTTCGCCTCCCGGCACCGGCCCGACAGCGTGCCCGAGCTGCTGGCCCACGATCCCGAAGCCGGACTCTTCGCGATGGCGTACCTGCCGCCCGAGCACTACCCCGTGTGGAAGGCGCGACTGCTGGCCGGAGAAGTGGCCCCGAAGACCGCGGCGGCCGTCGGGGAACTGCTCGGCACCCTGCACGCCAGGAGCGCCGGCGACGCCGGCCTCGCGAAGGAATTCGCCACCGACGACAACTTCCACGCGCTGCGCATCGAGCCGTACCTGTTGGCGACCGCCGCCGAGCACCCCGATCTGGGCGATGTCCTCCAGCGACTCGCCGACCGCACTGCCACCACGCATCTGGCCCTGGTCCACGGCGACGTCAGCCCCAAGAACATCCTCGTCGGCCCGACGGGACCCGTCCTGCTGGACGCCGAGTGCGCCTGGTACGGAGACCCGGCCTTCGACCTCGCCTTCTGCGTCAACCATCTGCTGCTCAAGAGCCTGGTCGTGCAAGGGCGACGCGCCGAGCTGCTGCGGTCCGCCCGCGCGCTGGCCGAGGCATACGGCCGGTGCGTCGACTGGGAGGACCTGAGCCGCCTCGAGTCACGAGCCGCCTCCCTCCTGCCGGCCCTGCTGCTCGCGCGCGTGGACGGCAAGTCCCCGGTGGAATACCTCACGGACGAACGGCGCCGGGACTTCGTCCGCACTGTGGCGTCGGCGCTCCTGCGGGCGCCCGCGCACACGGTGACGGAGGTTTTGGACGCCTGGGCCACGGCACTGAAGGCCCCGCCCGAACCGCTCAGCCTGCCTGCCCGCCCCCTCGGCAGCCGGTCGGACTGACCCCTCGGCAATCGGCCTGCCCGCCCCCTCAGCCGCCGGCCTGCCCGATCCGTCAGCAGTCGGCCAGACTGCCCCCCCCGGCAGTCGGCCGGACCGGCCCGGCGGATTCGACGTGCCGCGGGGTCCGACCAAGGAGAGAGACATGCGCAGAGTCGTCACCGGCCGCGACGCGAACGGCAGGTCGGTCGTCACCAGCGACGGACCGATCCCGCGCAGCCGCGAGTTCACCAGCCTTCCGGGCTGGGTGTCCCGCCTGCCCTGGGCCACCGAGCCCGGCGAACCGGTCAGCCGCAGGGGCGAGGACCCCACGCCGAGGATCACGAGCCTGCTCCCGGCGCCCGGCGGCACCCGGTTCATCGTGCTGACCTTCCCGCCGGACAGCGCCATGGCCGATCCGTCGTTCGATCCCGTCGCCTTCGACGAGGAGCAGCGCGCCGACTCGCCGGGCATCGCGGACCTCATGGAGCCCGACGGCATGCACACGACGCCGACCGTCGACTACGGCCTCGTGCTGCAGGGCGAGATCGTCCTCGAACTGGACGACGGCCGGTGCACCCGACTGTCGGCCGGTGACCTCGTCATCCAGAACGGCACCCGGCACGCGTGGCGCAACCGCAGTGACGAACCGGTGACCATGGCCTTCGTCCTCGTCGGCGCGAACCACGACGACTGACCGAGCCCCGACACAGACACCGTTCGGTCCCGTCCGCCCGGCCGGCCCCCGGCCCCCCGCATGCACCCTCCCTGACCCGCCGGGCACAGGGCCGGGCCGGTGGGGGAGCCACGCGACTACCGGGTGGAAGCCGATGGGAACTGCCGGGAGAGGCCGGCGGGGGCTACCGGGTCGAGGCCCGACGGGCTTGGCCGAGCCGGCTCGCCGGCCGCCCCGACTCCTCGATCAGCTCGGCGGGCTCGTGCACCACGAAGTCGTGGCCTGAGCAGCGCCTCGTTTGTCAGTGGTGCTGCGTGGCCTCCATGGGCATCTCGGTCGGTTCCTCGTCGACGGGCCGTGTTCAGTGGATCCGCAGAACGTCGAGTGCCGTAAGCGCCACGTGGAGTCCGGTGCGCTGTTCGCCGGATTCCAGGTCGCAGTCGAGTATCCGCTCGATCGTGCGCAGGCGTTGGTAGACGGTCTCCCGGGACAGACCGCTGGAGCGGGCGGCGATCGTCTTGTTGCCGGCCGCGTCCAGGTAGTGGCGCAAGGTGGTCAGGAGGTCGGTGCCGTGGCGGGTGTCGTGGTCGACCAGGCGGCCGAGCTGTCGTTCGGCGTAGTCCTGGATGCGGGTGTCGTCACGGAGGGCGAACAGCAGACGGGCCAGACCGATGTCGGACCGTTCGTGAAAGGAGCGGCCCGCGGGGAGGGGCTGGCCGGGCCGGGTGGCCTCGGCGACGCGGGCTGCCTCGCGGAAGGAGCGGGCGACGTGAGCGAGGTCCGTGGCCTCGGAGCCGACACTCACGGTCGCCGTGGGGGCCAGGTCCAGCGAGGTGCGGCTCAGGTGCTCGACCGTGGGGCGCCAGGGTTGGGAGGGGCGCAGCGCCAGCAGGATGCCGAGGCGAGTGGGGGTGAGGTGGCCGACGAGTGCCTGGATTCCTGACGTCCTCAGTTCTTCGGAGAGGCGGCTTTCGGTTTTCGCGGTGTCGTCCTTGGCGGGGATGTCCGCGAGTACGGCGATGAAGGAGGTGTTCTCGGTGGGCAGGCCCAGTGCGGCGACACGGGCGCGGGCGTCCGTGGGGGAGCGGTGGCGCTGTTCGACGAGATCGCGCAAGGTGTTGCGGTGGGCGGTGCGTTCCCAGGGTGTGGGGTGGATGAGGCGGGCGATGGTGATGGCCATCGCGGTCCTTTCGAGGACCGTGACGTCTTCGGGGCCGAAGGGGCTCGGAGACGATGTGTCGGGTGTGGTGGGGAGCATGGCCACGCGGCCCCAGCGTGCGCCCTGGTATTCCACGGGTGCCACGAGCCAGTCCTCGGGGCCGGACACAACTGTGTGATCGGCAGGTGGAGTGGCCCGGGAGCGCCGTTCCCAGTCGGCCAGTGCGGCTTCCGTGGTGCTGCCGGAAGGCTCGCAGATCAGTGCCTGGTGGACCAGGTTCTCCAGCACGACCGGGTGGCCGCTCATGTCCGCCGCGGCACGTACGACGTCCTCGGGGCCGGCCCCGCGCAGCGTGAGCGCGGTGAACGCTTCGTGGATGTGCTGGGTCCGGCGCATCGCATCGGCCTGGTTGCCGAGGATGAGTGCGTGGACCACCTGGGTGACCTCCAGGAAGTTGACGTCCTTGGCCAAGGTCACGAGGGGGAGGCCACGGGCCTGGCAGGCGTGGACGAGCGCGTCCGGCGGGCGGTGGTACCGGCGGACCAGCTCGATGACCAGGGCTGCCGCGTCGACGTCGGCGAGTTCGTCCACGTAACGGCGTACGCCGACCGCGTCCTCGGGCAGGGGCATTCCGGTGGTGAGGACGAGTTCGCCGCCCTTGAGGAAGGAGGCGGGGTCGGTCAGCTCGGTGATGTGGACCCAGCGGACGGGGCGGTCGAGCCCGGCCACGCCGGCGACGACCTGGGGCTGTCCGGCGGTGAGGACGGGAAGCGCCAGTACGTCGGCCACGGTGAGCGGCCTGCCGACCGCGTCCATGTCCCGGCCCGGCAGGGAGGCGTCAGGGCCGTCGGTGCCGGGCCCTGGAGCCGCGTGGTGGTTCTCGCTCACGGTGCCTCCCTGCCCGCCCAGTCACTCTGACAAGTGGCGCTGACCTGCGCAAGGGGAGTGGGCCGACGGTCATAGGGATCACAGGCCGGGTATGCGGACGGCGCGGTTGACACAACGTCCGGATACCGCGTCCCGGCTGGACAGATCGCACGTTGGCTCCTTGGGGGGCGGCGGAGATGCTCGGGGGACCGCAACCGTCCGACGACCCACGCCGGGAGACGAACATGACCGCACTGTCGCCGCACCTTCGCCAGGCCACGCCCGTGAGCGCGGTGCGGGGCGAGGGCGTCCACCTGTACGGCGAGGACGGTCGCCGCTACCTCGACTTCACCGCCGGCATCGGCGTCACCAGCACCGGACACTGCCACCCCAAGGTCGTCGCGGCAGCCCAGGAGCAGGTCGGCACCCTCATCCACGGCCAGTACACGACGGTCATGCACCAGCCCCTGCGGCAGCTCGTCGACAAGCTCGGCGAGGTGCTGCCGACCGGCCTGGACAGCCTGTTCTTCACCAACTCCGGCAGCGAGGCGGTGGAGGCCGCGCTGCGGCTGGCCCGCCAGGCCACCGGCCGCCCGAACGTCGTCGTGTGCCACGGCGGCTTCCACGGCCGTACGGTGGCCGCCGCCGCCATGACCACCTCCGGCACCCGCTTCCGGTCCGGTTTCTCCCCGCTGATGAGCGGGGTGGTCGTCACCCCCTTCCCGTCGGCCTACCGGTACGGCTGGGACGAGGAGACCGCGACCCGTTTCGCCCTGAAGGAGCTGGACTACACACTCCAGACGATCTCCTCGCCCGCCGACACGGCCGCGATCATCGTCGAGCCGGTGCTGGGCGAGGGCGGCTACGTGCCCGCGACCCGTGCTTTCCTCGAAGGTCTGCGCGAGCGGGCGGACCGGCACGGCTTCCTGCTGATCCTGGACGAGGTGCAGACCGGCGTGGGCCGCACAGGCCGCTTCTGGGGCCACGACCACTTCGGTGTCACTCCGGACATCCTCGTCACCGCTAAGGGCCTGGCCAGCGGCTTCCCGATCTCCGGCATCGCGGCCTCCGAGGAGCTGATGGCGAAGGCGTGGCCTGGCTCGCAGGGCGGTACGTACGGCGCCAACGCGGTGGCGTGCGCGGCGGCCTGCGCCACTTTGGACGTCGTTCGCGAGGAGAGGCTCGTCGAGAACGCCGAGGCGATGGGAGCGCGGCTGCGGCAGGGCCTGGAGGCGGTCGCCGACCGGACACCGGCCATCGGGGACGTACGCGGCCTCGGGCTGATGCTGGCCACCGAGTTCGTCACCGAGGACGGCAGCCCCGACCCCGAGACCGCCGCCCGCGTACAGCGTGCCGCGGTCGACGAGGGCCTGCTGCTGTTGCTGTGCGGCGCCTGGAACCAGGTCGTGCGCATGATCCCGGCGCTGGTGATCGACGAGACGGCGGTGGACGAGGGGCTCCAGGCGTGGGCGGCCGCGGTGGAGGCCGGGACGTCGGGAGCGACGGCACGATGAGCGACGTCCTCGTGCGGCTGACCGCCCGGCTCGCCGAGACCGCTCCCGGCCTGCGGGTGGAGACCGGGCCCGGGACCGGCCCCTACGCCTACGACGCCTCCAACTACCGCGTTCCGCCACAGGCCGTGGCCTTCCCCCGCGGTGCCGACGACGTGGTCGCGGTGGTGCGGGCCTGCCGGGAGACGGGCGTTGCGGTCACCGCGCGCGGCGGCGGCACCAGCATGGCGGGCAACGCGGTCGGGCCGGGTGTCGTCCTGGACTTCTCCCGGTACATGAACCGCATCCTGGACATCGACCCGGAGGCGTCGACGGCGCGGGTGGAGGCCGGTGTGGTCCTCGACGCGCTGCAGAGTGCGACCGCCCTGCACGGCCTCGCCTTCGGCCCCGACCCGTCCTCGCACAGCCGCTGCACCCTCGGCGGCATGATCGGCAACGACGCGTGCGGGAACCGGTCCGTGCGACACGGGCGGACCGGCAGCCACATCGAGGCGCTGGAGATCGTCATGGCGGACGGCGTGCGAGCCGTCGCGGACCGCGCCGGGCTGCACCCGGTCGACCCTGCGGAGGCGGATCGCGTCGCCGGCCTCGAAGCGGACGTACGTCGCCTGATCAACGCCGACCTGGCTCCGATCCGCACCGAACTGGGCCGCATTCCGCGCCAGGTCTCCGGATACCAGTTGCATCACCTGCTGCCGGAGAACGGCTTCGACATGGCCCGCGCCCTGGTCGGCACCGAGGGTTCCTGTGCGGTCGTCACCGCCGCGACGGTCCGCCTGGTGGCGACCGCACAGGCTTCGGCACTGCTGACCCTCGGCTACGACGACGTCGTGGACGCCGCGGAGGACGTCCCGGAGATCCTGCGCTGGGATCCCACCGCCGTGGAGGGCATGGACGAGGCGATCGTCGACACCATGCGTGCGCGGCGCGGGCCGGACTCCGTCACCGGGCTGCCGGAGGGACGTGCCTGGTTGTACGTCGAGCTCGACGGCGACGACGAGGCCACGGTGAACGCCCGTGCGGCCGAGCTCCTCGACGTGCTCGAGGCGCAGGGCCGGATGACCGGCGGCCGGGTCGTGGCGAGCCCGGCAGAGCGGCGCTCGCTGTGGCGGGTCCGCGAGGACGGCGCCGGTCTGGCCGCCCGTCTCGTCGACGGCGGGGAGTCCTGGCCAGGCTGGGAGGACTCGGCGGTCGCCCCCGAGGATCTGGCCGGCTACCTGCGGGACTTCCGCAAGCTGCTGGCTGCGCACGGGCTGACCGGCGTGATGTACGGGCACTTCGGCGCCGGCTGCGTCCACGTGCGCATCGACTTCGACCTCGCCTCGGACGAGGGCCGCGTCGCCGCCCGCCGCTTCCTCCAGGAGGCCGCCGCCCTGGTCGTCGAGCACGGCGGGACGCTGTCAGGTGAGCACGGTGACGGGCGGGCGCGCGGTGAGCTGCTGGAGGTCATGTACAGCCACCGGATGATCCGGGCTTTCGCCGCCTTCAAGGAGGTCTTCGACCCCGACGGGCTGCTGAACCCGGGCGTCATCGTCGCTCCGGCCCCGCTCGACGCCGACCTCGCGCTGCACCAGATCCAGCCCCTGGCGACGGAGTTCACCTTCCCGCACGACGAGGACGGCTTCGCGGGCGCGGCCCGGCGCTGTGTCGGCGTCGGCCGCTGCCGCAGCGACGCGGGCGGCGTGATGTGTCCCAGCTACCGGGCCACGGGAGAGGAGAACGACTCCACAAGGGGCCGCGCCCGGATGCTCCAGGAGATGGTGCGCGGTGAGACGGTGAAGGACGGCTGGCGCTCGACCGAGGTCAAGGACGCCCTCGATCTGTGCCTGTCGTGCAAGGCGTGCTCCAGTGACTGTCCGGTGGGCGTCGACATGGCCACGTACAAGGCCGAGTTCCTGCACCACCACTACAAGGGGCGCATCAGGCCCCGCTCCCACTACTCGCTCGGCTGGCTGCCCCTGACCTCCGCCCTCGCGGGTTTCGCGGCCCGCCCGATCAACGCCCTGCTGCGCGGCCCGCTCGGCAGGCTGCTCGCCCGTCTCGGCGGCGTGACCACGAAGCGCACCATCCCTGCGTTCGCCTCCCGCCGCACCCGGCGCGAGGTGCTGCGCGCGGCGAAGACGGAAGAACCGGCGAAGGCCCTGCTCTTCGTCGACAGCTTCACCCGTGCCTTCCGCCCCCAGGTGGCCGGGGCCGCCAGTCGCGTCCTCGCCGACGCGGGCATCTGCACTACGGTGGAGGACGGCCTGTGCTGCGGCCTGACCTGGGTCAGCACCGGCCAGCTGTCCGTGGCGCGCCGCATCATGGCCCGTACGGTCGCCCACCTGGACAACGGCGACGAGCGGCCCATCATCGTGGCCGAGCCCAGCTGCGCCGCCGCCCTCGCACGCGACGTCCCCGAACTCCTCGGCACCGACGCCGCCCGCCGGATCGCCGCTCGCGTCCACACCTTCACCGGCGCCCTGACCGACCTGGCCGAGCCGGGCTGGACGCCGCCGCCGCTGCCCGAGGACATCGTGCTCCAGACCCACTGCCACGAGTACGCCACCTTCAAGGGCCGCCGCCCCGCCGACCTGCTGCGCCGGCTCGGCG
It includes:
- a CDS encoding FAD-binding and (Fe-S)-binding domain-containing protein is translated as MSDVLVRLTARLAETAPGLRVETGPGTGPYAYDASNYRVPPQAVAFPRGADDVVAVVRACRETGVAVTARGGGTSMAGNAVGPGVVLDFSRYMNRILDIDPEASTARVEAGVVLDALQSATALHGLAFGPDPSSHSRCTLGGMIGNDACGNRSVRHGRTGSHIEALEIVMADGVRAVADRAGLHPVDPAEADRVAGLEADVRRLINADLAPIRTELGRIPRQVSGYQLHHLLPENGFDMARALVGTEGSCAVVTAATVRLVATAQASALLTLGYDDVVDAAEDVPEILRWDPTAVEGMDEAIVDTMRARRGPDSVTGLPEGRAWLYVELDGDDEATVNARAAELLDVLEAQGRMTGGRVVASPAERRSLWRVREDGAGLAARLVDGGESWPGWEDSAVAPEDLAGYLRDFRKLLAAHGLTGVMYGHFGAGCVHVRIDFDLASDEGRVAARRFLQEAAALVVEHGGTLSGEHGDGRARGELLEVMYSHRMIRAFAAFKEVFDPDGLLNPGVIVAPAPLDADLALHQIQPLATEFTFPHDEDGFAGAARRCVGVGRCRSDAGGVMCPSYRATGEENDSTRGRARMLQEMVRGETVKDGWRSTEVKDALDLCLSCKACSSDCPVGVDMATYKAEFLHHHYKGRIRPRSHYSLGWLPLTSALAGFAARPINALLRGPLGRLLARLGGVTTKRTIPAFASRRTRREVLRAAKTEEPAKALLFVDSFTRAFRPQVAGAASRVLADAGICTTVEDGLCCGLTWVSTGQLSVARRIMARTVAHLDNGDERPIIVAEPSCAAALARDVPELLGTDAARRIAARVHTFTGALTDLAEPGWTPPPLPEDIVLQTHCHEYATFKGRRPADLLRRLGVRKVDEAEGCCGLAGNFGFEEQHYDTSMAVADLALKPRLDGAGARTAVVADGFSCATQIDHLAGDRGVRALHLAELLDPAVDHLVDRPGVTS
- a CDS encoding phosphotransferase family protein; this translates as MSADATRPAPGPEATHPSPEATHPSPEATHPSPEATHPSPEATHPDPDATHPSPDAALTDFLVAHRLARPGETARGTPLAGGVSSDLWRVDLPGRSLCVKRALARLKVAADWQAPVSRNAYEWAWMRFASRHRPDSVPELLAHDPEAGLFAMAYLPPEHYPVWKARLLAGEVAPKTAAAVGELLGTLHARSAGDAGLAKEFATDDNFHALRIEPYLLATAAEHPDLGDVLQRLADRTATTHLALVHGDVSPKNILVGPTGPVLLDAECAWYGDPAFDLAFCVNHLLLKSLVVQGRRAELLRSARALAEAYGRCVDWEDLSRLESRAASLLPALLLARVDGKSPVEYLTDERRRDFVRTVASALLRAPAHTVTEVLDAWATALKAPPEPLSLPARPLGSRSD
- a CDS encoding aspartate aminotransferase family protein produces the protein MTALSPHLRQATPVSAVRGEGVHLYGEDGRRYLDFTAGIGVTSTGHCHPKVVAAAQEQVGTLIHGQYTTVMHQPLRQLVDKLGEVLPTGLDSLFFTNSGSEAVEAALRLARQATGRPNVVVCHGGFHGRTVAAAAMTTSGTRFRSGFSPLMSGVVVTPFPSAYRYGWDEETATRFALKELDYTLQTISSPADTAAIIVEPVLGEGGYVPATRAFLEGLRERADRHGFLLILDEVQTGVGRTGRFWGHDHFGVTPDILVTAKGLASGFPISGIAASEELMAKAWPGSQGGTYGANAVACAAACATLDVVREERLVENAEAMGARLRQGLEAVADRTPAIGDVRGLGLMLATEFVTEDGSPDPETAARVQRAAVDEGLLLLLCGAWNQVVRMIPALVIDETAVDEGLQAWAAAVEAGTSGATAR
- a CDS encoding cupin domain-containing protein, whose amino-acid sequence is MRRVVTGRDANGRSVVTSDGPIPRSREFTSLPGWVSRLPWATEPGEPVSRRGEDPTPRITSLLPAPGGTRFIVLTFPPDSAMADPSFDPVAFDEEQRADSPGIADLMEPDGMHTTPTVDYGLVLQGEIVLELDDGRCTRLSAGDLVIQNGTRHAWRNRSDEPVTMAFVLVGANHDD
- a CDS encoding PucR family transcriptional regulator, producing the protein MSENHHAAPGPGTDGPDASLPGRDMDAVGRPLTVADVLALPVLTAGQPQVVAGVAGLDRPVRWVHITELTDPASFLKGGELVLTTGMPLPEDAVGVRRYVDELADVDAAALVIELVRRYHRPPDALVHACQARGLPLVTLAKDVNFLEVTQVVHALILGNQADAMRRTQHIHEAFTALTLRGAGPEDVVRAAADMSGHPVVLENLVHQALICEPSGSTTEAALADWERRSRATPPADHTVVSGPEDWLVAPVEYQGARWGRVAMLPTTPDTSSPSPFGPEDVTVLERTAMAITIARLIHPTPWERTAHRNTLRDLVEQRHRSPTDARARVAALGLPTENTSFIAVLADIPAKDDTAKTESRLSEELRTSGIQALVGHLTPTRLGILLALRPSQPWRPTVEHLSRTSLDLAPTATVSVGSEATDLAHVARSFREAARVAEATRPGQPLPAGRSFHERSDIGLARLLFALRDDTRIQDYAERQLGRLVDHDTRHGTDLLTTLRHYLDAAGNKTIAARSSGLSRETVYQRLRTIERILDCDLESGEQRTGLHVALTALDVLRIH